In a single window of the Bacteroidota bacterium genome:
- a CDS encoding DUF4129 domain-containing protein: MMWNSATKFMRTMLCVWLLSAVPLWLPAASTDSLPGDSSFVQMREPDAAKQQQYYNDDYYRYERKRGLEEETFFDRLLRSLFDRGNDDQIDPNSINGNTIERTSNGLQALNYLLLAIAVGLLVWGLIRAIKSGAAGKIFSGKIKEEEEIDASVEDVDIHAINYETQIAAARDRGDYRYAVRLWFLNTLKNLTDRELLHWRPEKTNMDYYYELSGKPMQQKFGDASRVYDFVWYGERAINAGDYERAEEQFRELNRNLD; the protein is encoded by the coding sequence ATGATGTGGAACTCAGCTACTAAGTTTATGCGCACAATGCTTTGTGTGTGGCTGCTGAGTGCAGTGCCGCTGTGGCTGCCTGCAGCGTCAACCGACAGTTTGCCCGGCGACAGTTCGTTTGTACAAATGCGTGAGCCCGATGCGGCCAAACAACAACAGTATTACAACGACGATTATTACCGCTACGAACGCAAGCGCGGACTTGAAGAGGAGACTTTTTTCGACCGGTTGCTGCGCTCGCTTTTTGACAGGGGGAATGATGATCAGATTGATCCGAATTCGATTAACGGGAATACGATTGAGCGAACATCGAACGGACTGCAGGCACTCAATTATCTGCTGCTGGCAATAGCGGTGGGCTTGTTGGTGTGGGGATTGATACGCGCCATAAAAAGCGGGGCCGCGGGCAAAATATTCAGCGGAAAAATCAAGGAAGAAGAAGAAATTGATGCCAGTGTGGAGGATGTGGATATTCATGCCATTAACTATGAAACGCAGATTGCTGCTGCCCGTGACCGGGGTGATTACCGGTACGCCGTGCGGCTCTGGTTTTTAAACACATTGAAAAATCTGACCGACCGCGAACTGCTGCACTGGCGGCCTGAAAAAACCAATATGGATTATTATTACGAACTCAGCGGCAAACCCATGCAGCAGAAGTTCGGCGATGCCAGCCGCGTGTATGATTTTGTGTGGTATGGCGAACGGGCAATTAATGCCGGCGATTACGAACGTGCCGAAGAACAGTTTCGTGAACTTAACCGCAACCTCGACTAA
- a CDS encoding RDD family protein has translation MDIARITTTQNVVIQFETASVGERFTARLLDILFMGAYWLIIMWVSSAAVSAVDYEQGNVFLPLMLLLMLPVMTYTLWTEALFSGRTFGKMIMGIKVVKSDGSPAGAGDFAIRWITRLLECEAAIFPGLAALISIISNRGQRIGDMAADTIVIRVNQKTSLRSTILSYVHPNYRIVFPQVQKFNDKDISIIREIMLQSFETSNYQLLARLSQKVKEELGVFPPPQQLPDLQFLNIVIADYTHLQLGVR, from the coding sequence ATGGATATAGCAAGAATAACCACTACGCAAAACGTCGTTATTCAGTTTGAAACGGCCAGTGTGGGCGAGCGTTTTACCGCACGTCTGCTCGATATCCTGTTTATGGGTGCATACTGGCTCATTATTATGTGGGTTTCCTCCGCCGCAGTTAGTGCTGTTGATTATGAACAGGGAAATGTATTTCTGCCTTTGATGTTGCTGCTCATGCTGCCCGTTATGACTTATACACTCTGGACAGAAGCCTTGTTTTCGGGCCGCACGTTCGGGAAAATGATCATGGGTATTAAAGTGGTGAAAAGCGATGGCTCTCCTGCCGGTGCCGGCGATTTTGCCATACGCTGGATTACCCGCCTGCTTGAGTGCGAAGCGGCCATTTTTCCCGGTCTTGCCGCACTCATCAGCATTATCAGCAACCGCGGCCAGCGTATCGGCGATATGGCCGCCGATACCATTGTTATTCGTGTGAACCAGAAAACAAGTTTGCGCAGCACCATCCTCAGCTACGTACACCCCAACTACCGCATTGTATTCCCGCAAGTGCAGAAGTTCAACGACAAGGACATCAGCATCATCCGCGAAATCATGCTGCAGTCGTTTGAAACCAGTAATTATCAATTACTGGCGCGCCTGTCGCAAAAAGTAAAGGAAGAACTTGGCGTTTTTCCCCCGCCCCAGCAATTGCCCGATTTACAGTTTCTGAATATTGTGATTGCTGATTATACACATTTGCAGTTGGGGGTGCGGTGA
- a CDS encoding stage II sporulation protein M: protein MKEIRFLQENHQLWLRFEQMLDEKQQNAHEPDALADLFVRITDDLSWARTYYPGSSTEKYLNDLAARAYLLIYKNKRERRSRLLSFWSEEIPLIMRKNLRNLFITFLIFGLSVWVGIISASHDEGFVRLILGDQYVDMTLDNMSKGDPLGVYKDENQFVMFLGIALNNARVALYCVVAGLLGWIGVGFLQFKNGVMLGAFMYFLSSEGFYHEAMLTVWIHGTIEIFCIVVAGAAGLAFGRGLWFPGAWPRSKAFLHSSREALKIGFGLIPFFFLAAFFEGFVTRFTGMHDVMRMLIIALSLFMMVGYFVVWPLILGHQQHKLGRVMADQGEEAPKGRMASARLYILQSNSRFILLISIASLLILLPVLAIVMHFALGQTAELFTYVFFILCEGLGALMLTLAIRNRTTKEENDLTIRRLSKHKRAGYEQ, encoded by the coding sequence ATGAAAGAAATACGCTTTCTTCAGGAAAATCATCAGCTCTGGCTTCGTTTTGAGCAAATGCTTGACGAAAAGCAGCAGAACGCGCATGAACCCGATGCGCTGGCCGATTTGTTTGTGCGGATTACCGATGATTTATCCTGGGCGCGCACCTATTATCCCGGTTCTTCAACTGAGAAATACCTGAATGACCTTGCGGCGCGCGCCTATCTGCTTATATACAAAAACAAGCGCGAGCGTCGCAGCCGCCTGCTGAGCTTTTGGTCGGAAGAAATTCCGCTGATCATGCGCAAAAACCTGCGCAACCTGTTTATCACCTTTCTCATTTTCGGGCTTTCAGTATGGGTGGGCATTATTTCGGCCAGCCACGACGAAGGTTTTGTGCGTCTGATTCTTGGCGATCAGTATGTGGACATGACGCTCGACAACATGAGCAAGGGCGATCCGCTGGGTGTATATAAAGACGAAAATCAGTTTGTGATGTTTCTTGGCATTGCGCTGAACAATGCACGTGTGGCGCTGTATTGTGTGGTGGCTGGTTTGCTTGGCTGGATTGGCGTAGGCTTTCTCCAATTTAAAAACGGCGTAATGCTGGGTGCATTTATGTATTTCCTGAGCAGCGAGGGTTTTTACCACGAGGCCATGCTTACGGTATGGATTCACGGCACCATTGAAATTTTCTGCATTGTGGTGGCGGGTGCGGCGGGGCTTGCATTTGGCCGCGGACTTTGGTTCCCGGGCGCGTGGCCACGCAGCAAAGCGTTTTTACACTCCTCGCGCGAGGCGTTGAAAATAGGCTTTGGCCTGATTCCGTTTTTCTTTCTCGCCGCTTTCTTTGAAGGTTTTGTAACCCGTTTCACGGGCATGCACGATGTAATGCGTATGCTCATCATTGCACTTTCGCTGTTTATGATGGTGGGGTACTTTGTGGTGTGGCCGCTTATTCTGGGCCACCAGCAGCACAAACTGGGCCGTGTAATGGCCGATCAGGGCGAAGAAGCACCTAAAGGCCGAATGGCGTCTGCCAGACTGTATATCCTGCAAAGCAACTCACGCTTTATTCTGCTCATTTCCATTGCCAGCCTGCTTATTCTGCTGCCCGTGCTGGCCATTGTGATGCATTTTGCACTTGGGCAAACAGCAGAACTGTTTACCTATGTTTTCTTTATTCTCTGCGAAGGACTTGGGGCATTAATGCTGACCCTTGCCATACGTAACCGCACCACCAAAGAAGAAAACGACCTTACCATACGCCGATTAAGTAAACATAAACGTGCCGGTTATGAGCAGTAG
- a CDS encoding Rne/Rng family ribonuclease, with product MSNELIIDASNSEVVIALLNDKRLVELNREKTNSQFAVGDIYLGRVRKVMPGLNAAFVDVGYEKDAFLHYFDLGPQVMSLNKFVRMTVTGKQKHAALTYFKNEPEINKDGKIGDVLQPDQHVLIQIAKEPISTKGPRITSELSIAGRYIVLIPFSEKVSVSQKIKSSEERERLKRLIMSIKPKNFGVIVRTVAEGKGVADLDADMNDLVNKWNTCFQELIKAKPPQRVLGELSRTSAILRDMLNNSFNAIHVNDGHMHDEIKMYLQTIAPDKEKILKHIKGTQPIFEHFGIDRQIKALFGKTVTMKSGAYLIIEHTEALHVIDVNSGNRSKLHSDQESNALDVNMEAAVEIARQLRLRDMGGIIVIDFIDMHSPNNRKALYTKLRDEMKLDRAKHTILPPSKFGLVQITRERVRPETNIETAEKCPTCGGTGQVQASVLLIDQIENNLRYVLREQNEKKVTLRVHPYIAAFITKGWLTSLRWKWMRRYKRPISVKPVSSYQFLEYHFFNAQDDEIKV from the coding sequence CGTGAGAAAACCAACAGTCAGTTTGCAGTAGGCGACATTTACCTTGGCCGGGTGCGTAAAGTGATGCCGGGCTTGAATGCGGCGTTCGTGGATGTTGGCTACGAGAAAGACGCTTTCCTGCATTATTTCGACCTCGGTCCGCAGGTAATGTCGCTGAATAAATTTGTGCGCATGACCGTTACCGGCAAGCAAAAGCACGCGGCGCTTACCTACTTTAAAAACGAGCCGGAAATAAACAAAGACGGAAAAATTGGCGATGTGCTGCAACCCGATCAGCATGTGCTGATTCAGATTGCAAAAGAACCCATTTCTACAAAAGGGCCGCGCATCACATCCGAGCTTTCCATTGCAGGGCGTTACATTGTGCTTATTCCGTTTTCCGAAAAGGTTTCTGTTTCGCAGAAAATCAAAAGCAGCGAAGAACGCGAACGACTGAAAAGGCTCATCATGAGCATCAAGCCGAAGAATTTCGGTGTAATCGTTCGTACTGTTGCCGAAGGAAAAGGAGTAGCCGATCTCGATGCCGATATGAATGACCTGGTGAACAAATGGAACACCTGTTTCCAGGAGCTCATCAAAGCCAAGCCCCCGCAGCGCGTACTCGGTGAACTCAGCCGTACATCGGCCATTTTGCGTGATATGCTGAACAACTCGTTCAACGCCATTCACGTAAACGACGGCCACATGCACGACGAGATCAAAATGTACCTCCAGACGATTGCGCCCGATAAGGAGAAAATTCTGAAGCACATCAAAGGCACACAGCCTATTTTCGAGCACTTCGGAATTGATCGCCAGATTAAGGCGTTATTCGGTAAAACGGTGACCATGAAAAGTGGCGCCTACCTCATTATTGAACATACGGAAGCCCTGCACGTGATCGATGTAAACAGCGGCAACCGTTCTAAACTGCACAGCGACCAGGAAAGCAATGCGCTTGACGTGAACATGGAAGCTGCTGTGGAAATTGCCCGCCAGCTCCGCCTGCGCGATATGGGCGGCATTATCGTGATCGACTTCATTGATATGCACTCGCCCAACAATCGCAAAGCTCTTTACACCAAGCTGCGCGACGAGATGAAACTCGACCGGGCCAAGCACACCATTCTGCCCCCAAGTAAATTCGGCCTCGTGCAGATTACCCGCGAGCGTGTGCGCCCCGAAACCAACATTGAAACTGCCGAGAAATGTCCTACCTGCGGCGGTACCGGACAGGTTCAGGCCAGTGTATTGCTCATCGATCAGATTGAAAACAATTTACGCTATGTATTGCGCGAGCAGAACGAAAAGAAAGTGACACTGCGCGTACATCCTTACATCGCCGCTTTTATTACAAAAGGCTGGCTTACTTCACTTCGCTGGAAATGGATGCGTCGCTACAAACGCCCCATCAGTGTAAAACCCGTTTCATCTTACCAGTTCCTCGAGTATCATTTCTTCAATGCTCAGGACGATGAAATAAAAGTGTAA